The Gemmatimonas sp. region GTGCTCGCCTTCCCGGTGATCACCGTGGCGCTCGTGTTCCTGCAGTTCGACCGGTTCTTCGGCACGAACTTCTATACGATTGCCAAGGGCGCTGACCCGCTGCTCTGGCAGCACCTCTTCTGGGTGTTCGGTCACCCCGAGGTGTACATCCTGATTCTTCCGGCCTTCGGTCTCGTGTCCGAAGTGCTCCCCACGTTCTCGCGCAAGCCGCTGTTCGGTTATCCCGTGATGGTGTACTCGGGCATCCTGATCGGCTTCCTCGGCTTCGGCGTCTGGGCGCACCATATGTTCTCGGTGGGTATGGGCCCGATCGCCGACGCGGTGTTCTCACTCACCACGATGCTGATCGCGATTCCGACCGGCGTGAAGATCTTCAATTGGATGGCCACGATGTGGGGCGGCCAGATCCAGTTCACGGTCGCCATGAAGTTCGCGATCGCGCTGGTGGGGATGTTCACGGTGGGCGGTATCTCGGGTGTGATGCACTCGTCGCCCCCGGCCGACCTCCAGCAGACGGACACGTACTTCGTGGTGGCACACTTCCACTACGTGTTGTTCGGTGGCTCGGTGTTCGGTTTGTTCGCCGGCATGTACTACTACTTCCCGAAGATCACCGGCCGTTTCCTGTCGGAGAAGCTGGGTAACTGGCATTTCTGGATTTCGTTCGTCGGCATGAACCTCACGTTCTTCCCGATGCACTTCAGCGGTCTGCTCGGCATGCCGCGTCGTATCTATCAATACGATGCAGGCCAGGGCTTCGACTTGTTCAACGCGATGTCGACCGGTGGTACGCTCATCCTGATGATCGGCACGCTGTTCGGCCTGATCAACGTGTGGAGCAGCTGGCGCAGTGGACGGATGGCGTCGAGCAACCCGTGGGGTGCCGCGACGCTCGAGTGGACGATTCCGTCGCCGCCGCCCGACTACAACTTCGCCGAACTGCCGCAGGTGAAGTCGCGCTACCCGCTGTGGAACATGAAGGGTGGTGAGAAGCTCGTGCACGAGACGACGTACGAAGAGGAGAAGGGCCGGCATATCCCGACATCGCAGGAACTCGGCATCATCATGCCGAATCCCTCGATCTGGCCGCTGGTCACCGCCTTCGGACTGATCGTGATGTTTGGTGGGCTCCTGTTCATGGACGCGAGCGTTCCCACCGCAGTGGCCGTGATGCTGGCTGGTACGGCGCTCTGGATTGGCTCGCTCTACAATTGGCTGCTCACGCCGCTCGAGGATCACCACTAAGATGACCGCCACTACGGCACCTACGACCGCCGCGCACGGCGACGGCCACGCGCACGGCGGCGGCCATTACACCTCGTTGGGGCTCGACAACCGTAAAGTCGCCATTTGGACCTTCATCGGTTCCGAATGCATGCTCTTCGCGTCGTTGATCTCGACGTACCTGATCTACAAGGGACGCAGCCCCGAAGGCCCGTTCCCGCACGAAGCGTGGACGAGTCCGACCACGGGCAAGGTGTTCCCGGCGATCCTCAACATCCCGGTCACGTCGGCCTCGACATTCGTGCTGCTGATGTCGTCGCTGGCGATGGTGCTTGCGCTGGCCGCGGTGCAGAATCGCGACCTTCCCAAGCACACCACGTGGGACCGCATTCTCGGTTCGTCGAAAACGTGGCTGTGGGCGACCTGCCTCCTGGGTATCGGTTTCCTTGGCTGTCAGGCCTACGAGTTCACGTCGTTCATTCATGAAGGACTCACGATGCGAACGAACCTGTTCGGCTCGAGCTTCTTCACGCTGACCGGCTTCCACGGCGCGCACGTGACCGCCGGCGTGCTGTGGCTCTTCACGTTGCTCGCGATCGATTACAAGCGTGGACTCAAGCCGTCGGATGCGCTGCTCGTCGACATCTGTGCGCTGTACTGGCACTTCGTCGACGTGGTGTGGATCGCGATCTTCACGCTCATCTACCTGATCAAGTGAGGCGGTGATGGCTGACCATTCCCCGGCTGCTGGCCACGCCCACGACGAAGCGCACCATCCAACCTGGACGACGTACTGGAAGATCGCCGTGATTCTCACGGTGATCACCGCGGTCGAAGTCTCGGCGTACTACATCAAGGCGTGGGAAGAAAGCTGGGTGTACGTGCCCAGCATGCTGATCATGTCGGCGGTGAAGTTCTACATCGTCGTGATGTACTACATGCACCTCAAGTACGATCACAAGCTGTTCCGCTCGCTGTTCACCGGCCCGTTGATCGTGGCCGGTCTCACGCTGATTGGACTGCTGTTCCTGTTCTCCAAGCTCGTGCTGCGACTTGGCCTGCTCAGCTAATCGCTGAGTCGTCCGTCGCGAGAACCCGTGGCCAGTCGTCAGCGTTGAGCTGGTGTCTGGCCACGTTCGGTTCTCCTCCGCCCGCTGGCGCATCCGCTCATGCATCCGCTGGCGCATCCGCTGCAGTGTAAATTCCCGATATGATCGCGCTCCTGCTGCACCCCGCCGCCCAGCTCAGCTGGTCGAATTTCACGATCCACCCCAGCACGGCGATCGGCATCGCCGCGATCGGGGCGGCCTATATGTGGCGCGTGCGTCAGGGGCCGTCGGCGATGGACCGCGTGCCCGTGACCGTGCCGGACATGGCGCAGGCCACCAGCGCGCAGCTCGATGCGGCGGCCGCGCCGCAGGGCCCCACGTCGGCGCAGCGCGTCAGCTTCTTCACGTCGCTCCTGCTGCTGTTTCTCACGCTGAACGGACCGCTGCACGATCTGAGCGACTACTACCTGTTCAGCGGGCACATGGTCCAGCACCTGATCCTCACGCTGATCGTACCGCCGCTGATGATCATCGGCACCCCGGGCTGGATGCTGCGTCCGCTGCTGCGCACACCGGCCGTGTTCGCGGTGGCCCGCAAGGGTACGACGATCGCGGCCTGTTTCGTGATCTTCAACCTGG contains the following coding sequences:
- a CDS encoding cytochrome c oxidase subunit 3; the protein is MTATTAPTTAAHGDGHAHGGGHYTSLGLDNRKVAIWTFIGSECMLFASLISTYLIYKGRSPEGPFPHEAWTSPTTGKVFPAILNIPVTSASTFVLLMSSLAMVLALAAVQNRDLPKHTTWDRILGSSKTWLWATCLLGIGFLGCQAYEFTSFIHEGLTMRTNLFGSSFFTLTGFHGAHVTAGVLWLFTLLAIDYKRGLKPSDALLVDICALYWHFVDVVWIAIFTLIYLIK
- a CDS encoding cytochrome c oxidase assembly protein, with product MIALLLHPAAQLSWSNFTIHPSTAIGIAAIGAAYMWRVRQGPSAMDRVPVTVPDMAQATSAQLDAAAAPQGPTSAQRVSFFTSLLLLFLTLNGPLHDLSDYYLFSGHMVQHLILTLIVPPLMIIGTPGWMLRPLLRTPAVFAVARKGTTIAACFVIFNLVLSFWHLPPMYNLALANHPIHIVQHLMFIAASVLMWWPLTSPLPELPRAPYPAQMLYCFVMVIPMSVISIYIAMADTLLYPAYAVAPRIMGITPMMDQQYGGLIMWIPGGVFFYAVMTVVFFKWSQRGEDDQDSAQVGWVPSTDALT
- the ctaD gene encoding cytochrome c oxidase subunit I, translating into MATIAAAPPYTEAKPIPSTTGVWSWLTTVDHKRIGALYLITGLIFFVVGGLEAAILRAQLATPNGKLISAEMYNQLFTMHGTTMIFLAVMPLSAAFFNFLIPLQIGARDVAFPRLNAFSYWIYLLGGIFITLPIFWSMAPNGGWFGYAPLSTKAYSPQHNMDFWVIGLQILGISSLAAGFNFITTIINMRAPGMTLMRMPIFTWMSFVVQFLVVLAFPVITVALVFLQFDRFFGTNFYTIAKGADPLLWQHLFWVFGHPEVYILILPAFGLVSEVLPTFSRKPLFGYPVMVYSGILIGFLGFGVWAHHMFSVGMGPIADAVFSLTTMLIAIPTGVKIFNWMATMWGGQIQFTVAMKFAIALVGMFTVGGISGVMHSSPPADLQQTDTYFVVAHFHYVLFGGSVFGLFAGMYYYFPKITGRFLSEKLGNWHFWISFVGMNLTFFPMHFSGLLGMPRRIYQYDAGQGFDLFNAMSTGGTLILMIGTLFGLINVWSSWRSGRMASSNPWGAATLEWTIPSPPPDYNFAELPQVKSRYPLWNMKGGEKLVHETTYEEEKGRHIPTSQELGIIMPNPSIWPLVTAFGLIVMFGGLLFMDASVPTAVAVMLAGTALWIGSLYNWLLTPLEDHH
- a CDS encoding cytochrome C oxidase subunit IV family protein; amino-acid sequence: MADHSPAAGHAHDEAHHPTWTTYWKIAVILTVITAVEVSAYYIKAWEESWVYVPSMLIMSAVKFYIVVMYYMHLKYDHKLFRSLFTGPLIVAGLTLIGLLFLFSKLVLRLGLLS